TCCAGAATACGGCCGTCATTGTCGCGACGGTATTCCAGATCCTCTTCCGCGAGGGCTGTGCGAATATTGGGCGTAACGCCGTAGCGGGACGCGTAGTTTACGAGGCCCCCGTCACGGATGCCGCCCGCCGGATTGCCGCCAAGCGCAACGGTCGCGTCGGCCAAGGGCGTCGGATCAACGCGGTTGCTGCCGCCGCGCGTGGGCGCAGGCAAGGCGCTGTAGTCATCAGGCAAGGTGAGCGGCTTGTTGGGCAGGATCGAGAATTCGTCCGGGCCGACCTGCTGGGACTTGATGTTCAGCAGGCTGGGCTCGGCGTTACGGTCGCACGCCGACAGCACCATTGCGGCACAGATTCCGGCTAGGATCATCGCGTGGCGTGGCATGTCGGATCGCTCCTGCTCTGTCTTTTGGGCTGTTTTAACCTATCGGCGCGAGATCGTCACGAGGCTTCTTTCCCCGCGTCCTTCTTCGGATCGGTGTCGAAGATCACCAATGCGAAAGCCCCTGCGAAGATCCAGATATCGGCGATATTGAAAATGAAGGGATTGTCGATGCCGCAGCAAGACATGTTCAGGAAATCCGCGACCGCACCATAGACCACCCGATCAAGCGCGTTCGCCACGGCACCGCCCACAATCAGGCCGACGCCGATTAACACGATGGGCTTGCGCGGCGCCTTGCGCGCCCACCACAGCAAGATGCCCGAGATGAAGACGGCCAGCGCGACAAGGACCCACCGCGCAAAGTCGGGCGAGCCGGAGAACAGCCCAAAGTTGATGCCGGGGTTCCAGCCGAATTTGAACACGACCAGCGGCGGCAGTATCTCGACCATATC
The nucleotide sequence above comes from Litoreibacter ponti. Encoded proteins:
- a CDS encoding DUF3035 domain-containing protein, coding for MPRHAMILAGICAAMVLSACDRNAEPSLLNIKSQQVGPDEFSILPNKPLTLPDDYSALPAPTRGGSNRVDPTPLADATVALGGNPAGGIRDGGLVNYASRYGVTPNIRTALAEEDLEYRRDNDGRILERLFNVNVYFEAYAEQSLDQYRELERMRRLGVRTVSAPPESTED
- the lspA gene encoding signal peptidase II, which codes for MGRLALAALAAFLTDQLSKLYVMYGMGMRVGDMVEILPPLVVFKFGWNPGINFGLFSGSPDFARWVLVALAVFISGILLWWARKAPRKPIVLIGVGLIVGGAVANALDRVVYGAVADFLNMSCCGIDNPFIFNIADIWIFAGAFALVIFDTDPKKDAGKEAS